One part of the Populus alba chromosome 18, ASM523922v2, whole genome shotgun sequence genome encodes these proteins:
- the LOC118040636 gene encoding uncharacterized protein isoform X1, producing the protein MAMSSKFDLSSDSSDRQIYTSGQRGSHLAARMDRSSSFRETMGNPILSSLPNMIRSSAVVVQGDVMNFFQCLRFDPKVVASDHKSSRQGDFKQHVNAALGISADDSTGSLKGKVVSSPSPEQIKRVKTGLRESSVKGRERVKIFNEALSAFNKFFPSIPSKKRSRSEGYSNDRPNASVSSGRSVLAPGLGKTGIQNHTATSGFELEQQKPEEQTKNAVPNKRTRTSLMDVRGNSLVRSSVTVDKDREVLRFANNGAVQGDQTLSIGVDGWEKKKMKKKRSGIKPDVSSSVLSTKPTDGYREPKQGAPQIPVTDARSRLNIDSHVFRPGVSNSAVGVGKTDGISQSTGLSVRSITPRTDLDNGSLEIDRREHPLGSDKERVNVRAVNKESVRDDFNSVSPISGAKMNLSIRAPRSGSAITSKFSPVFHRVTAPNDSPAVGANNRKRTVSAQSSSPPVAHWASHRPQKISRTARRKNFVPIVNNDESPTLDSVSDVSGNEIGAGFARRLKLKGDTLLSAVLSESEESGATEVKSKDKSRKSDEMDEKAGQNVQKISPLGLPSRKSKLVSGEDLGDGTRRKGKIGRGFTSTRYLMPTAVEKLGNVGTAKQLRSARLGLDKNESKTGRPPTRKLSDRKAYTRQKHTTVNATEDFLVGSDDGHEELLAAASAVINPDQMFSSSFWRQMEPFFGFISNVDIAHLKQQGSIVYAALSATQVHSDPNNCSTVPNGYGLFDHEREVGHAAETRTSELLPDQLVHEEREIPLYKILLAAIISEEDCTCGNGDLEFDAYGVGFELDEELGSNCVNHLDNFHFSGHAAFNGYKVTGKPDHVETDIDTSGIPNMSINSNFRHTVNGVLSDHALVPGMVCSKFQYDNMKIEEKLSLEVHSLGIFPEPLMDDEGICGYISKLEENHHGQVSKKKGLLDKLLKHASEIKELQEKEFEQCAHDKLVTMAYEKHMTCWGPNAGGGKGSSNKMAKQAALAFVKRTLDQCHKFEVTGNSCFSEPLFRDMFLSGTAHLSGSQSVDTPTNDESAKLYGNTSTRSLEARVSASMGSQPSPQTLPLGNEDSYISNPSDLFPPFNHLSEQITGKEDMLSNRVKKRELLLDDVGCTVGSPSSAPSVIGGSLLSITKGKRSERDREGKGHIREILSRNGTNKIDRPTFSNAKGERKTKTKPKQKTTQLSVSVNGLAGKILEQPKTTLPSEARSSENNTNSKAKENDGFVLDALDDAVDLSNLQLPGIDDNQGQDLGSWLNIDDDGLQEHGDIDFMGLEIPMDDLADLNMMV; encoded by the exons ATGGCAATGTCTAGTAAGTTTGATCTGTCTTCTGATAGCTCAGATAGGCAAATATACACCAGTGGTCAGCGTGGATCCCACTTAGCTGCTCGGATGGACAGATCGAGTAGCTTTCGTGAGACCATGGGGAATCCAATCCTATCTTCTCTCCCGAACATGATTCGAAGCAGTGCTGTTGTAGTACAGGGAGATGTGATGAACTTCTTTCAATGCTTGCGTTTTGATCCAAAGGTGGTGGCCTCAGATCACAAATCTAGTCGTCAAGGGGACTTTAAACAACATGTGAATGCCGCTCTTGGAATTTCAGCAGATGACTCTACTGGTTCTTTGAAAGGCAAGGTGGTATCGTCTCCCTCACCCGAGCAAATCAAGCGAGTCAAGACTGGTCTGCGTGAAAGCTCAGTCAAGGGCAG GGAACGTGTGAAGATTTTTAATGAAGCCTTGTCTGCATTCAACAAGTTTTTCCCATCCATACCATCTAAGAAGAGGTCTAGATCAGAAGGTTATTCTAATGATCGACCTAATGCTTCTGTATCAAGTGGTCGGTCAGTCCTTGCTCCAGGTCTGGGTAAAACGGGAATTCAAAATCATACAGCCACCAGTGGTTTTGAACTTGAACAGCAAAAGCCAGAAGAACAGACCAAAAATGCTGTTCCAAACAAGCGCACACGAACTTCTTTGATGGATGTTCGG GGCAATTCTCTGGTCAGGTCATCTGTTACTGTTGACAAAGATAGGGAAGTGCTAAGGTTTGCAAATAATGGTGCAGTTCAAGGTGATCAAACTTTATCAATTGGTGTTGATGgttgggaaaagaaaaaaatgaagaagaaacgtTCTGGGATAAAGCCAGATGTTTCTTCTAGTGTTTTGTCAACTAAACCCACAGATGGCTATCGGGAACCAAAACAGGGAGCGCCTCAAATACCTGTTACTGATGCTCGTTCAAGATTGAACATTGATTCCCATGTGTTCAG GCCTGGAGTTTCTAATAGTGCTGTTGGAGTTGGAAAAACAGATGGTATCTCACAATCGACAGGCTTGAGTGTGCGATCAATAACCCCTAGGACTGACCTGGACAATGGTTCTCTTGAAATTGATAGGAGAGAACACCCTCTTGGTTCAGACAAGGAAAGGGTGAATGTCAGAGCTGTTAATAA GGAAAGTGTTAGGGATGATTTTAATTCTGTTAGTCCCATTTCCGGTGCAAAAATGAATCTGTCTATTCGGGCTCCCCGATCGGGTTCAGCCATTACATCGAAGTTTTCCCCGGTTTTCCATAGAGTAACTGCTCCCAATGATTCCCCTGCTGTTGGAGCTAACAACCGCAAACGCACTGTATCTGCTCAGTCTTCATCTCCGCCTGTTGCTCACTGGGCCAGTCATAGGCCACAGAAGATCTCCCGAActgcaagaagaaaaaatttcgTTCCCATTGTTAACAATGACGAGAGTCCCACTTTGGATAGTGTATCTGATGTTTCAGGTAATGAAATTGGGGCAGGATTTGCCAGGCGCTTGAAATTAAAAGGTGACACCTTATTGTCAGCCGTGTTATCAGAAAGTGAAGAATCAGGGGCTACAGAGGTTAAATCTAAAGATAAGAGTAGAAAGTCTGATGAGATGGATGAGAAAGCTGGACAGAATGTACAAAAGATATCACCTTTGGGCCTTCCATCAAGAAAGAGCAAGCTAGTTTCAGGTGAAGATCTTGGAGATGGCACTCGCAGGAAAGGGAAGATTGGGAGGGGTTTTACTTCAACAAGGTATCTTATGCCAACAGCAGTTGAGAAGCTTGGCAATGTTGGAACAGCAAAGCAGCTTAGAAGTGCCAGACTTGGTTTGGATAAAAATGAAAG CAAGACGGGCCGTCCCCCAACAAGAAAACTCTCTGATCGTAAGGCTTATACACGCCAAAAGCATACAACAGTCAATGCAACAGAAGATTTTCTTG ttggttCAGATGATGGGCATGAAGAGCTGTTGGCTGCTGCAAGTGCTGTTATTAATCCTG ACCaaatgttttccagttcattttggAGGCAAATGGAGCCATTCTTTGGTTTTATATCTAATGTAGACATTGCTCACTTGAAACAACAG GGAAGTATTGTATATGCTGCACTATCAGCAACACAAGTCCATTCTGATCCAAACAACTGCAGTACAGTCCCTAATGGGTATGGGTTATTTGATCACGAGAGGGAAGTTGGGCATGCTGCTGAAACTAGGACTTCAGAACTTCTTCCAGATCAGTTAGTGcatgaagagagagaaattCCCCTTTATAAGATACTCTTGGCAGCCATAATTTCAGAGGAAGATTGTACCTGTGGAAATGGAGACCTGGAATTTGATGCGTATGGAGTTGGTTTCGAGCTGGATGAGGAATTGGGATCAAATTGTGTGAATCACCtagataattttcatttttctggACATGCTGCATTTAATGGTTACAAGGTGACTGGGAAGCCTGACCATGTTGAGACAGATATTGATACATCAGGCATCCCTAACATGAGTATCAATTCAAACTTCAGACATACTGTAAATGGTGTACTTTCAGATCATGCATTGGTACCTGGGATGGTCTGTTCCAAATTTCAATATGATAATATGAAGATAGAAGAAAAACTTAGTCTGGAGGTTCATAGTCTGGGAATTTTTCCAGAACCATTG ATGGATGATGAAGGAATCTGTGGGTATATCAGCAAATTAGAGGAGAATCACCATGGGCAG GTTtcgaagaagaaaggtttgttAGACAAACTGTTGAAACATGCCTCAGAAATTAAAGAACTCCAAGAAAA GGAATTTGAACAATGTGCTCATGACAAACTCGTTACAATGGCTTATGAAAAGCACATG ACTTGTTGGGGTCCTAATGCTGGTGGTGGGAAGGGTTCCAGTAACAAAATGGCCAAGCAAGCTGCCTTGGCATTTGTTAAACGGACATTAGACCAATGTCATAAATTTGAAGTTACAGGAAACAGCTGCTTCAGTGAGCCCTTATTTAGGGATATGTTCCTGTCTGGGACTGCCCACCTAAGTGGTTCACAATCAGTAGATACTCCTACCAATGATGAATCTGCAAAGTTGTATGGCAATACCTCAACCCGCTCTTTGGAAGCTAGAGtttcag CTTCCATGGGTTCACAGCCAAGTCCTCAAACTTTACCTCTGGGGAATGAGGATAGCTACATTTCAAATCCTTCCGATCTGTTTCCACCTTTCAATCATTTATCCGAACAAATTACTGGTAAGGAAGATATGTTGTCAAACAGGGTGAAGAAGAGGGAGTTGTTGCTTGATGATGTTGGTTGTACTGTTGGTAGTCCATCAAGTGCTCCATCTGTAATAGGAGGTTCTCTATTGAGCATTACAAAAGGGAAGAGGAGTGAGAGAGACAGGGAAGGAAAGGGGCACATCAGAGAGATTTTATCTAGAAATGGAACTAATAAAATTGATCGACCAACATTTTCTAATGCAAAGGGGGAacgaaaaactaaaacaaagcCCAAGCAGAAAACAACTCAACTATCTGTTTCTGTGAATGGCCTTGCTGGCAAGATATTAGAGCAACCAAAAACAACTTTGCCTTCTGAGGCAAGGTCAAGTGAAAACAATACTAATAGCAAAGCAAAGGAAAATGATGGGTTTGTTTTGGATGCGTTGGATGATGCTGTTGATTTGTCCAACCTGCAGCTTCCAGGAATAGATGACAACCAAGGACAGGATCTGGGTTCATGGCTGAACATTGATGATGATGGATTACAAGAGCATGGTGACATTGACTTCATGGGCCTTGAAATTCCAATGGATGACCTTGCAGATCTAAATATGATGGTTTGA